From a region of the Desulfobulbaceae bacterium genome:
- a CDS encoding phosphoribosylglycinamide formyltransferase, protein MKMAVLLSGSGRTLDNFHERLKNGSMSGSIEVVISNKAGVLGLDKARQYGYPAFHAADNDAINAILADFSIDLILLAGFLKLYTPPMDLAKAVLNIHPSLIPSFCGDGFYGMRVHRAAHARGVKVSGCTVHFANQEYDQGPIVVQKCVALDDEDAPEDIAAKVFSAECEAFPEAINRVTALGIDYFWKKRC, encoded by the coding sequence ATGAAGATGGCAGTATTGCTCTCCGGTAGCGGACGGACCTTGGATAATTTCCATGAACGACTGAAAAACGGCTCCATGAGCGGCAGTATCGAAGTGGTTATTTCAAACAAGGCTGGAGTTCTTGGGCTTGATAAGGCCAGGCAGTATGGCTATCCGGCCTTTCATGCCGCAGACAATGATGCCATCAATGCAATCTTGGCTGATTTTTCAATCGATCTCATCCTGCTTGCCGGTTTCTTGAAACTCTACACGCCCCCGATGGATCTTGCCAAGGCAGTGCTCAATATTCATCCATCTCTCATCCCGTCGTTTTGCGGGGATGGCTTCTATGGAATGCGGGTGCATCGGGCGGCTCATGCGCGGGGAGTAAAGGTGAGCGGCTGCACAGTACATTTCGCCAATCAAGAGTATGACCAGGGTCCTATCGTTGTCCAGAAGTGTGTGGCGCTGGATGATGAAGATGCCCCGGAAGATATTGCGGCCAAGGTGTTCAGCGCTGAGTGTGAGGCTTTTCCTGAGGCTATTAACCGAGTCACTGCCCTTGGCATTGACTACTTTTGGAAGAAGAGGTGTTGA
- a CDS encoding IMP cyclohydrolase, with amino-acid sequence MNTIKRAIISLTDKSGIEDFAVQLSQLGVEILSTGGTAKKLRDHGLTVLDVADFTGFPEMLDGRVKTLHPRVHGGILAQRHNPDHLQQMESHGLKPIDLIIVNLYAFDKATADSSCTVAHAIENIDIGGPTMLRAAAKNYQDVTVIVDPADYTQVIAEIKATGNTTLKTRFRLACKVFDLTSAYDTAIAKWLNAVNLDTDPEFK; translated from the coding sequence ATGAACACAATTAAACGCGCTATCATCAGTTTGACCGACAAATCTGGCATTGAAGATTTTGCCGTGCAGCTCAGCCAGCTTGGAGTTGAGATTTTGTCCACTGGCGGTACTGCCAAGAAACTTCGTGATCATGGACTTACAGTTCTTGATGTGGCTGATTTTACCGGATTTCCTGAAATGCTTGATGGACGGGTGAAGACTCTTCATCCGAGAGTGCACGGGGGAATTTTGGCCCAGCGTCATAATCCGGACCATCTGCAACAGATGGAAAGTCATGGCTTAAAGCCAATAGATTTGATTATTGTTAATCTTTACGCCTTTGATAAGGCCACTGCCGACTCATCATGTACTGTGGCTCATGCCATTGAAAATATAGATATTGGCGGTCCTACCATGCTTCGGGCAGCGGCTAAAAATTATCAGGACGTAACGGTTATAGTTGATCCGGCTGATTACACTCAGGTTATTGCCGAAATCAAGGCCACCGGCAACACGACGTTGAAGACAAGATTTCGTCTGGCCTGTAAGGTGTTTGATCTGACCAGTGCCTATGATACTGCCATTGCCAAGTGGCTGAACGCTGTGAACCTGGATACTGATCCTGAATTTAAGTAA
- a CDS encoding RNA-binding protein — protein sequence MDVFKVRIDKWLWAARFFKTRSIATEAVTGGKVHCNDQRVKPSRIIQIGDELRIQRGVVEMTVTVMGVNDQRRPAKEVVELYQETAASIVTREKQREDRHLLRSIHDNARPSGRPTKRDRRLIRTFVRNDEE from the coding sequence ATGGACGTTTTTAAGGTGCGAATTGATAAGTGGTTATGGGCTGCCCGTTTTTTTAAAACTCGGTCTATCGCGACAGAGGCTGTAACAGGCGGCAAGGTTCATTGTAATGATCAGCGGGTTAAACCCTCCCGCATTATTCAGATTGGCGATGAGTTGCGGATCCAGAGAGGGGTGGTCGAGATGACTGTAACTGTTATGGGGGTCAACGATCAGCGGCGTCCGGCAAAGGAGGTTGTGGAACTTTATCAGGAGACAGCAGCGAGTATCGTGACTAGAGAGAAACAACGGGAAGATCGCCATCTTTTGCGCAGTATTCATGACAATGCCCGTCCGTCAGGACGACCAACCAAGCGTGATCGACGGTTGATTCGAACCTTTGTCCGCAACGATGAAGAATAA
- the pyrR gene encoding bifunctional pyr operon transcriptional regulator/uracil phosphoribosyltransferase PyrR, with product MSRQIMSAADMQRSLDRIVLQILEQNNGVDNLAVVGIHTGGVYLAERIKKIIFEREGADVPLGTLDITLYRDDWSLAAQNPMVKKTDIKFAVEDYTIILVDDVLFTGRTIRAALDAIMDFGRPRCIQLAVLIDRKCGRELPVQPNYVGLEVLETLDEHVDVTLSETEGKDDEVVLVWQSR from the coding sequence ATGAGCAGGCAGATCATGTCCGCTGCGGATATGCAGCGGTCATTAGATAGGATTGTGTTGCAGATCTTGGAGCAGAACAACGGTGTTGATAACTTGGCCGTGGTGGGTATTCATACGGGCGGAGTTTATCTGGCGGAACGGATCAAAAAGATTATTTTTGAACGTGAAGGCGCTGATGTCCCACTGGGGACCTTGGATATTACGCTGTATCGTGACGACTGGAGTCTGGCTGCCCAAAATCCTATGGTCAAGAAGACTGATATCAAGTTTGCGGTTGAAGACTACACCATCATTCTAGTGGATGATGTGCTCTTCACCGGTCGCACCATCCGGGCGGCGCTTGATGCGATCATGGATTTTGGCAGACCCCGTTGCATTCAGTTGGCGGTACTGATTGATCGAAAATGTGGTCGTGAGTTGCCTGTCCAGCCCAACTATGTCGGTCTTGAGGTTTTGGAGACACTCGATGAGCATGTTGATGTTACTCTGAGCGAGACAGAAGGCAAGGACGATGAGGTTGTCCTTGTCTGGCAGTCACGCTAA
- a CDS encoding sensor histidine kinase, giving the protein MNKADIDSTPRFDLTEIRKRVEQKRRDYITYDFSRKKNDILKTFFDLSQEFDSLSDLYRICVTVPLESFGLESRLYLKGGDDRSLLLVCDSLHGVYDPPILGLPYVSIADEPYEAEGSYLVPVKSKPMQFDEHPVPLQSLTPIGMFEVYPLAKLTESDKFFFTKYTNRIGYNLRKRLLAQQNIKHIQFINNLVSDIEHNVIVPNMYYKHLFKQLKKRIDDLCALAELIDQYKNVGNGDPAMCQEVVGRIGEIRTRLLDSYQEIDKHHANLSLFLESLFRRDHFEEGRLVLHPQVCKLETDIILPQLSHYEKRMAARRITIDKPDDMEGEEIEIRVDFGLLSQVYANLFSNVVKYAETVISHQGTLRKAVAYGRMILPGYFGPDKDGIKLNVFSTGRSLPDNEISMLFQDGFMGANRPASYKPNHMGPDQSRGHGLAFIKYVVELHGGVVGYESTEEGNNFYFILPFISISR; this is encoded by the coding sequence ATGAACAAAGCTGATATCGATAGCACGCCTCGTTTTGATCTGACGGAGATTCGTAAACGGGTTGAACAGAAGCGGCGTGATTATATCACCTATGACTTCAGTCGTAAGAAAAACGATATCCTGAAGACTTTTTTTGATCTGTCCCAGGAGTTTGATTCGCTATCGGACCTGTATCGTATCTGTGTCACCGTCCCGCTTGAGTCTTTTGGACTCGAAAGCAGGCTCTATCTTAAGGGAGGAGATGATCGCTCTTTACTCCTGGTCTGCGATAGCCTGCATGGTGTGTACGATCCCCCGATTCTAGGTCTTCCCTATGTCTCCATTGCTGATGAGCCTTACGAGGCCGAGGGCTCGTATTTGGTTCCGGTAAAATCCAAACCGATGCAGTTTGATGAACATCCGGTTCCTTTGCAGAGTTTGACCCCAATTGGCATGTTCGAGGTCTATCCCCTGGCCAAACTCACAGAGTCAGACAAGTTTTTTTTTACCAAATACACCAACCGGATCGGTTATAACCTCCGAAAACGGTTGTTGGCTCAGCAAAATATCAAACATATTCAGTTCATCAACAACCTGGTCAGTGACATTGAGCACAATGTCATTGTGCCAAACATGTATTACAAACATCTCTTCAAGCAGCTCAAGAAGAGGATTGATGATTTGTGTGCCCTTGCCGAATTGATTGATCAGTACAAAAATGTGGGCAACGGCGACCCTGCCATGTGTCAGGAGGTGGTCGGCAGGATTGGGGAGATTCGCACTCGTCTGCTTGATTCCTATCAGGAGATAGATAAACACCACGCTAATCTTAGTCTCTTTCTCGAAAGCTTGTTTCGGCGGGATCATTTCGAGGAAGGACGGCTGGTTCTTCACCCGCAGGTGTGTAAGTTGGAGACGGATATTATCCTTCCCCAGCTTAGTCACTACGAAAAGAGAATGGCGGCTCGCAGGATTACTATCGACAAACCCGATGATATGGAAGGCGAGGAGATTGAGATCCGTGTCGATTTTGGGCTTTTATCTCAAGTTTATGCCAATCTTTTTTCCAATGTGGTGAAATACGCAGAAACTGTTATCAGCCATCAAGGGACGCTCCGTAAGGCCGTGGCTTATGGGCGGATGATCCTTCCAGGGTATTTTGGTCCTGATAAGGATGGGATCAAGCTTAATGTCTTTTCCACCGGTCGCTCTCTGCCTGATAATGAGATTTCCATGCTGTTCCAGGATGGTTTCATGGGGGCAAACCGACCTGCCAGTTACAAGCCAAATCATATGGGACCTGATCAGAGTCGTGGTCATGGCCTTGCTTTTATTAAATATGTGGTTGAACTCCATGGTGGGGTGGTCGGTTACGAATCCACGGAGGAAGGTAATAACTTCTATTTTATCCTCCCCTTTATCTCTATTTCCCGGTAA